One Sphingomicrobium sp. XHP0239 DNA segment encodes these proteins:
- a CDS encoding ABCB family ABC transporter ATP-binding protein/permease: protein MPPDTSTESSQDKGDLRILLRFLPMLWPVGETGLRVRVVISVLLVLASKGIEIAVPYFYKYIIDGMSADADAPQVALSILLGLVAAYASTRLVGTLFDNLRNSIFERVGQDAARKLSSGLFRHLHALGLRFHLERRTGKIARLIERGTKSIDSMLYFLLFNIAPTLISLILIGGVFWVEFGFGMTAATTVLVVVYIVFTRVVTDWRNKIRREMNTVDQRAAQRAVDSLLNYETVKYFGAEEREAERYDGSIHAYQEAAIKNETSLGWLNSGQAVLTNIMMGGAMAYTVWGWSRGTYTPGDVVLVNSLLMQLYRPLNMLGWVYRSIRQGLIDMEDMFALLDTPAEIVDHEGAIPLPDGEGDVVFDNVHFSYDGERQILKGLDLTVPAGTSLAVVGPSGAGKSTLARLLYRFYEPQSGSITIGGTDINHATQASLREAIGIVPQDTVLFNDTLAYNIGYGRAEASQADIERAAKGASIDRFVESLSQGYETEVGERGLKLSGGEKQRVAIARTLLKDPPILLLDEATSALDSATEQDIQATLEKVMRRRTTIMIAHRLSTVVNANQIVVLDEGSVAERGTHDELLATGGLYADLWARQQAERMLEEAAE, encoded by the coding sequence ATGCCTCCCGATACTTCCACCGAAAGCAGCCAGGACAAGGGCGATCTTCGCATCCTGTTGCGCTTCCTTCCCATGCTCTGGCCGGTGGGCGAGACGGGGCTGCGCGTGCGCGTGGTCATTTCGGTCCTGCTGGTGCTCGCGTCGAAGGGCATCGAGATCGCGGTCCCCTATTTCTACAAATATATCATCGACGGCATGAGCGCGGATGCCGACGCGCCGCAGGTCGCACTATCGATCCTGCTGGGTCTCGTAGCCGCTTACGCCTCCACCCGCTTGGTCGGCACTTTGTTCGACAATCTGCGCAATTCGATCTTCGAGCGCGTGGGACAGGATGCGGCGCGCAAGCTGTCCAGCGGCCTCTTCCGGCATCTGCACGCACTGGGGCTGCGCTTTCACCTCGAACGGCGCACCGGGAAGATCGCGCGGCTCATTGAACGCGGGACGAAGAGCATCGATTCCATGCTCTATTTCCTGCTGTTCAACATCGCGCCGACGCTCATCAGCCTCATTCTCATCGGCGGCGTGTTCTGGGTCGAATTCGGCTTTGGCATGACGGCCGCGACCACCGTGCTGGTGGTCGTCTACATCGTCTTCACCCGCGTGGTGACCGACTGGCGCAACAAGATCCGCCGCGAGATGAACACGGTCGACCAGCGCGCCGCACAGCGCGCCGTCGACAGCCTGCTCAATTACGAAACCGTCAAATATTTCGGCGCGGAGGAGCGTGAAGCGGAGCGCTACGACGGGTCGATCCACGCCTATCAGGAAGCCGCTATCAAGAACGAGACCAGTCTTGGCTGGCTCAACAGCGGGCAGGCGGTCCTCACCAACATCATGATGGGCGGAGCGATGGCCTATACCGTCTGGGGCTGGAGCCGGGGGACCTATACGCCCGGCGATGTCGTCCTCGTCAACTCGCTGCTGATGCAGCTTTATCGGCCGCTCAACATGCTGGGCTGGGTCTATCGCTCGATCCGCCAGGGGCTGATCGACATGGAGGACATGTTCGCGCTCCTCGATACTCCGGCCGAGATCGTCGATCACGAAGGCGCGATCCCGTTGCCCGACGGCGAAGGCGACGTCGTCTTCGACAACGTGCATTTCAGCTACGATGGCGAGCGTCAGATCCTAAAGGGTCTCGACCTCACCGTTCCCGCCGGCACCAGCCTCGCGGTCGTCGGCCCCTCGGGTGCGGGCAAGTCCACGCTCGCCCGCCTCCTCTATCGCTTCTACGAGCCGCAGTCGGGCAGCATCACCATCGGTGGGACCGACATCAACCATGCGACGCAGGCGAGCCTACGCGAAGCCATCGGCATCGTCCCGCAGGACACCGTCCTGTTCAACGATACGCTCGCCTACAACATCGGCTATGGCCGTGCCGAGGCCAGCCAAGCCGACATCGAGCGGGCCGCCAAGGGCGCGTCGATCGACCGCTTCGTCGAAAGTCTGTCGCAAGGCTACGAAACCGAAGTCGGCGAACGCGGGCTCAAGCTATCGGGCGGGGAAAAGCAGCGCGTCGCCATCGCCCGCACGCTGCTGAAAGACCCGCCGATCCTGCTCCTCGACGAAGCGACCAGCGCCTTGGACAGCGCCACCGAACAGGACATTCAGGCCACGCTCGAAAAGGTCATGCGTCGGCGCACGACCATCATGATCGCCCACCGCCTGAGCACCGTCGTCAACGCCAACCAGATCGTCGTCCTCGACGAAGGAAGCGTCGCCGAACGCGGTACCCACGACGAACTGCTGGCGACGGGCGGCCTCTACGCCGACCTTTGGGCGCGACAGCAGGCGGAACGGATGCTGGAGGAAGCGGCGGAGTAG
- a CDS encoding peroxiredoxin: protein MRSFATMIWAVAAMLFASPAAAQLASGAEAPDFKTMGAIGGSEFRFHLAEQLEKGPVVLYFFPKAFTSGCTLESKAFADAMPRFRAAGATVVGLSGDDVETLSRFSTEVCRSQVPMAHASSDLLTAYDAKLPAVAMANRTSYVIGTDGRIALVHSDMDYKDHVARTLAAVERLARP from the coding sequence ATGCGCAGCTTTGCAACCATGATCTGGGCCGTCGCGGCAATGCTGTTCGCGTCGCCCGCCGCCGCCCAGCTCGCTTCGGGCGCCGAAGCCCCCGATTTCAAGACGATGGGCGCGATCGGGGGGAGCGAATTCCGGTTCCACCTCGCCGAACAGCTCGAGAAAGGACCCGTGGTCCTCTATTTCTTCCCTAAGGCGTTCACCAGCGGCTGCACCTTGGAGAGCAAGGCGTTCGCCGACGCCATGCCGCGTTTCCGCGCCGCGGGCGCGACGGTCGTCGGCCTCTCGGGCGACGACGTGGAAACGCTGTCGCGGTTTTCGACCGAAGTGTGCCGCTCGCAGGTCCCGATGGCGCACGCATCGAGCGATCTCCTGACCGCGTACGATGCCAAGCTGCCTGCCGTCGCGATGGCGAACCGCACGTCCTACGTGATCGGCACCGACGGGCGCATCGCGCTCGTCCATTCGGACATGGATTACAAGGATCACGTGGCGCGGACGCTGGCGGCGGTCGAGCGGTTGGCACGGCCGTAG
- a CDS encoding DUF962 domain-containing protein, whose protein sequence is MAREYQSFETFWPYYLREHSKPQTRALHYVGTSLVVAIALYALLTANWLLLLAVPVAGYFFAWLGHFGVEKNRPATFTYPLWSLGADFKMWWLWLTGRLGPELDRAGVTR, encoded by the coding sequence ATGGCCCGCGAATATCAGAGCTTCGAGACCTTCTGGCCCTACTATCTGCGCGAGCATTCCAAGCCGCAGACACGTGCGCTTCACTATGTCGGCACCAGCCTGGTCGTTGCGATCGCCCTCTACGCGCTCCTCACCGCGAACTGGCTCCTGTTGCTGGCGGTGCCGGTGGCGGGCTATTTCTTCGCATGGCTGGGCCATTTCGGCGTCGAGAAGAACCGCCCCGCGACCTTCACCTACCCGCTCTGGTCCTTAGGGGCGGATTTCAAGATGTGGTGGTTGTGGCTGACCGGACGATTGGGGCCGGAACTGGACCGCGCCGGCGTCACGCGATGA
- a CDS encoding pyridoxamine 5'-phosphate oxidase family protein, which yields MAQSDLQKAVEMMKTIDVAMLVTKTKGGAIAARPMSNNKDVSAEDGTSYHFATDDGRIDDDLQRDDQCGATYSSGEAYVAVQGRAKLHQDRATQEKHWVPDLEKWFEDGLDTEGLILIEVSPERIAYWKGREEGEWVA from the coding sequence ATGGCCCAATCCGATTTGCAAAAAGCCGTCGAGATGATGAAGACGATCGACGTCGCGATGCTCGTCACGAAAACGAAGGGCGGTGCCATCGCCGCCCGTCCGATGTCCAACAACAAGGACGTCAGTGCAGAAGACGGTACCAGCTATCATTTCGCCACCGACGACGGGCGGATCGATGACGATCTGCAGCGGGACGACCAGTGCGGCGCGACCTATTCCAGCGGCGAGGCCTATGTGGCGGTCCAGGGACGCGCCAAGCTGCATCAGGACCGAGCGACCCAGGAAAAGCATTGGGTGCCCGATCTGGAAAAGTGGTTCGAGGACGGACTCGATACCGAAGGACTGATCCTCATCGAGGTGAGCCCGGAGCGGATCGCCTATTGGAAGGGTCGTGAGGAAGGGGAGTGGGTCGCGTGA
- a CDS encoding S41 family peptidase translates to MRASKIVGVIMASAMLASCGGDSGPPPITEVPTPTPTPTPTPTPTPTPTGGTCSLENRAAFALEQYQRDYLYNDLLDLSVDIEDYTTLQAYIDALVRPAIEAGVDKAGFNFVTSIEEENEFIRNAINEDYGWRPVYFSNTGELYMRDTYENGPAFEAGLRRGTEITRIGAAGSALRTPQEIVTTQGIAALSALLFPSEEGESIVIEYDRGAQDEAGSLPQVTLTADEYTLLPVPSNASGGVAIFGDTGYVNLRTFGSRTADQQLIDAFGRFRTANVSNVIVDVRYNGGGLVSVAENFGDLLGGGLVGEVFSRTVFNDRLAAEGANDTERFETRTNQINPDRIAFITTGNSASASELLAAAFTPFYGTDVAIVGRNTFGKPVGQIARDLAACDDRLRIVAFRTENADGQGDYFDGLAFPNGDWPGYPATCAAADDVFTPFGNSSEDSIATALDFIRGGQNACTPITSTATSRTLQSRDQRIELTPANPSYAQRVLFGQI, encoded by the coding sequence ATGCGAGCGAGTAAGATTGTCGGGGTCATCATGGCGAGTGCGATGCTGGCCAGTTGCGGCGGAGACAGCGGGCCACCGCCGATCACCGAAGTGCCCACGCCGACACCGACTCCCACGCCGACACCCACTCCGACGCCGACCCCGACGGGTGGGACCTGTAGCCTGGAAAACCGGGCGGCCTTCGCGCTCGAGCAGTATCAGCGCGATTATCTCTATAACGACCTTCTCGACCTGTCGGTCGATATCGAAGACTATACGACGCTGCAGGCCTATATCGACGCGTTGGTTCGCCCCGCGATCGAAGCGGGCGTCGACAAGGCTGGTTTCAACTTCGTGACCTCGATCGAAGAGGAAAACGAGTTCATCCGCAACGCGATCAACGAGGATTATGGCTGGCGACCGGTCTATTTCTCGAACACCGGCGAACTGTACATGCGCGACACGTATGAAAACGGTCCCGCGTTCGAGGCCGGGTTGCGCCGTGGTACCGAGATCACGCGCATCGGCGCCGCGGGCAGTGCGCTCCGCACGCCGCAGGAAATCGTCACTACGCAGGGTATTGCCGCTCTCTCGGCGCTGCTGTTCCCGTCAGAGGAAGGCGAATCGATCGTCATCGAATATGATCGCGGCGCTCAGGACGAGGCCGGCAGCCTTCCGCAGGTCACGCTGACGGCCGACGAATATACGTTGCTTCCGGTCCCGAGCAACGCCAGCGGCGGTGTCGCGATCTTCGGGGACACCGGGTACGTCAATTTGCGGACGTTCGGTTCGCGGACCGCGGACCAGCAGCTGATCGATGCGTTCGGCCGCTTCCGTACCGCCAACGTCAGCAACGTGATCGTCGATGTCCGCTATAACGGCGGGGGCCTGGTCTCGGTCGCCGAGAACTTCGGCGATCTGCTGGGTGGTGGTCTGGTCGGAGAGGTCTTCAGCCGAACCGTGTTCAACGATCGTCTGGCGGCCGAAGGAGCCAACGACACCGAGCGGTTCGAAACCCGCACCAATCAGATCAACCCCGATCGCATCGCGTTCATCACCACGGGCAACAGCGCGTCGGCGAGCGAGCTGCTCGCAGCCGCGTTCACACCGTTCTACGGGACCGACGTCGCCATCGTTGGCCGCAACACATTCGGCAAGCCGGTCGGGCAGATCGCGCGCGATCTGGCCGCGTGCGACGATCGCCTTCGCATCGTCGCCTTCCGGACGGAGAACGCCGACGGCCAGGGCGATTATTTCGACGGGCTCGCGTTCCCGAACGGCGACTGGCCGGGCTATCCGGCGACCTGTGCGGCGGCGGACGATGTGTTCACTCCGTTCGGCAATTCGTCCGAAGATTCAATCGCGACCGCGCTCGACTTCATTCGGGGCGGGCAGAACGCCTGTACGCCGATCACCTCGACCGCGACGTCGCGCACGCTGCAGTCGCGCGATCAGCGGATCGAGCTCACGCCGGCCAATCCGAGCTACGCTCAGCGCGTGCTGTTCGGTCAGATCTAG
- a CDS encoding SLC13 family permease, whose protein sequence is MLTLPSLHAALAMLVAIGMFAAFASNRFRVEIISLMTIGAIALLLYLFPIPGTAKKDGIDLAFGGFGHTALITISALMVMGRGLVVTGALEPAARSLAAVWRINNGLGLLVTLLLALFASMVVNDTPVLVLLIPIMVQLAHGGALPASKTLIPLNAAILIGGMATTIGTSTNLLVVSIANDLGMPEMSIFHFTPLVLMAAVICFPYIWLVMPRLLPDNSPEAGHEPRKFIATLRVGTDSGWLGKAVGEFRDKLPDTFAFVREPKTLQPGQRLTAFATADALREAARKLDAATAPRWLVDRLQKDSARAGKDLVEAELAISGDSRLVGRTLQTAGIKGVAVLGVAQAPSRGFAAPRELSAEARLAEGDILLVLGREEALQEFASAEAMLMLDGARPLPRRRKALTAIAIMGTAVILATFGIVPIAISALAGAIAMFITGCVHFDKVGRALSAKVIVLVAASIAIGRLILESGAAQYLGETLALGMEGLPGGIVLALIMLFVTLLTNFASNATAAAVGTPIAFSLAGQLGLPVEPLVLAVLFGCNLCYATPIAYQTNMLIMAEGDYKFNDYLKTGIPLVVLMVASLSVILSLTYF, encoded by the coding sequence TTGCTGACATTGCCTTCCCTGCACGCCGCGCTCGCCATGCTGGTGGCGATCGGAATGTTCGCGGCGTTCGCCAGCAATCGTTTTCGCGTGGAAATCATCAGCCTGATGACGATCGGCGCGATCGCGCTCTTGCTCTATCTCTTCCCCATTCCCGGCACCGCAAAGAAAGACGGCATCGACTTGGCGTTCGGTGGGTTCGGACATACCGCGCTCATCACGATTTCCGCGCTGATGGTGATGGGGCGGGGACTGGTCGTCACGGGGGCGCTGGAGCCCGCGGCGCGGTCGCTGGCGGCGGTCTGGCGCATCAACAACGGGCTGGGGCTTTTGGTGACCCTTCTGCTCGCGCTCTTCGCGTCGATGGTCGTCAACGACACGCCGGTGCTGGTGCTGCTCATTCCGATCATGGTGCAGCTCGCGCACGGTGGTGCGCTGCCCGCGTCCAAGACGCTCATCCCCCTCAATGCGGCAATCCTGATCGGCGGGATGGCGACGACGATCGGCACGTCGACAAACCTGCTGGTGGTCTCGATCGCCAACGATCTCGGCATGCCCGAAATGTCGATCTTCCATTTCACGCCGCTCGTGCTGATGGCCGCGGTAATCTGCTTTCCGTACATCTGGCTGGTGATGCCGCGGCTTCTGCCCGACAACAGTCCCGAGGCCGGCCACGAACCGCGCAAGTTCATCGCCACCCTTCGCGTCGGCACCGACAGCGGCTGGCTGGGCAAGGCGGTGGGAGAGTTTCGTGACAAATTGCCCGATACCTTCGCCTTCGTCCGCGAGCCCAAGACGTTGCAGCCTGGGCAGCGGCTGACCGCCTTCGCCACCGCCGACGCCCTGCGCGAGGCCGCGCGCAAGCTGGACGCCGCCACCGCACCGCGCTGGCTGGTCGACCGGCTCCAGAAAGACAGCGCGCGCGCCGGCAAAGATCTGGTCGAGGCCGAACTGGCGATCAGCGGGGACAGCCGCCTCGTCGGGCGCACGCTCCAGACCGCGGGGATCAAGGGCGTCGCCGTCCTCGGCGTAGCGCAGGCCCCCAGTCGCGGCTTTGCCGCCCCGCGCGAACTTTCCGCCGAAGCGCGATTGGCGGAAGGCGACATCCTCCTCGTTCTCGGGCGGGAGGAGGCGTTGCAGGAATTCGCCAGTGCGGAAGCCATGCTGATGCTCGACGGGGCCCGGCCCTTGCCGAGGCGGCGGAAGGCGCTGACCGCGATCGCCATCATGGGCACCGCGGTCATCCTGGCGACGTTCGGCATCGTGCCGATCGCGATCAGCGCGCTGGCGGGCGCGATCGCCATGTTCATCACCGGCTGTGTCCACTTCGACAAGGTCGGGCGCGCGCTGTCGGCCAAGGTCATCGTGCTGGTCGCCGCCTCGATCGCGATCGGACGTCTCATCCTCGAAAGCGGCGCGGCGCAATATCTTGGCGAAACGCTGGCGCTCGGCATGGAGGGTCTCCCCGGCGGGATCGTGCTGGCGCTCATCATGCTCTTCGTGACGCTGCTCACCAACTTCGCGTCCAACGCCACCGCCGCCGCGGTCGGAACGCCCATCGCCTTCAGTCTGGCGGGTCAGCTGGGCCTGCCGGTCGAACCGCTCGTGCTCGCGGTCCTGTTCGGCTGCAACCTCTGTTACGCGACACCGATCGCCTACCAGACCAACATGCTCATCATGGCCGAGGGCGACTACAAGTTTAACGACTATCTCAAGACCGGCATCCCGCTCGTCGTGCTGATGGTCGCTAGCCTTTCGGTCATCCTCTCGCTCACCTACTTCTAG
- a CDS encoding NAD-dependent succinate-semialdehyde dehydrogenase, translating to MLTSTNPATGDLIERHDELDEAGIDEALVRADDAAATWRSSDLDERTALLSAIADGFEKERDDLAAIATREMGKTLRESRGEVEKCVSALRYFAEHGPGWLEPEKIPNGKGELRWLPIGPVLAVMPWNFPYWQVIRFLAPTIMAGNVGLLKHASNVQGVAKAIDRIVTEAGAPPGVFANLTIGSKVVSTIIEDDRVRAVTLTGSEPAGRAVAETAGANLKKVVLELGGSDPFIVMPSADMDDAVDKAVKARIQNAGQSCICGKRMIVHSDIFEEFEGRFTDAMLAVKDGDPFDEASDIGPMSSEEQRQTVLDQLEKAMEAGGHLAGGEKRDGPGAFLGAGILTGLDPDGPMQDEEVFGPIAMLFEAKDVDDAIRIANITPYGLGSAVFTQDDEEIEAFTVGIDAGMTAINDLCASRVEAPFGGVKNSGHGRELSRFGLHEFMNLKSIFRED from the coding sequence ATGCTCACCAGCACCAACCCCGCCACCGGGGACCTCATCGAACGACACGACGAACTGGACGAAGCGGGCATCGACGAGGCCCTCGTCCGCGCGGACGACGCCGCCGCCACCTGGCGCAGCTCGGACCTCGACGAACGGACCGCGCTGCTGTCCGCCATCGCGGACGGGTTCGAGAAGGAGCGAGACGATCTGGCCGCGATCGCGACGCGCGAAATGGGCAAGACGCTGCGGGAGAGCAGGGGAGAGGTCGAGAAGTGCGTGAGCGCGCTACGCTATTTCGCGGAACACGGTCCGGGGTGGCTCGAGCCGGAAAAGATCCCCAACGGAAAGGGCGAATTGCGCTGGCTTCCGATCGGGCCGGTGCTCGCGGTCATGCCGTGGAATTTTCCCTATTGGCAGGTCATACGCTTCCTCGCCCCGACGATCATGGCGGGCAATGTCGGATTGCTCAAACATGCCAGCAACGTGCAGGGGGTCGCCAAGGCAATCGACCGGATCGTCACCGAAGCAGGAGCGCCCCCCGGCGTCTTCGCGAACCTCACGATCGGCTCGAAGGTGGTTTCGACTATCATCGAAGACGATCGGGTTCGCGCCGTGACCCTGACCGGCAGCGAGCCCGCCGGCCGCGCGGTGGCGGAGACGGCCGGGGCAAACCTCAAGAAGGTCGTTCTCGAACTGGGCGGTTCGGACCCGTTCATCGTGATGCCGTCCGCCGACATGGATGATGCTGTCGACAAGGCCGTGAAGGCGCGCATCCAGAACGCGGGACAGAGCTGCATCTGCGGGAAGCGGATGATCGTCCATTCCGACATCTTCGAAGAGTTCGAAGGTCGGTTCACCGATGCGATGCTGGCCGTAAAGGACGGCGATCCGTTCGACGAGGCGAGCGACATCGGACCCATGTCGAGCGAGGAGCAAAGACAGACCGTGCTCGACCAGCTCGAGAAGGCGATGGAAGCCGGCGGTCATCTGGCGGGCGGAGAGAAACGCGACGGGCCGGGCGCCTTCCTTGGTGCGGGCATTCTCACGGGGCTCGATCCCGACGGACCGATGCAGGACGAGGAGGTTTTCGGTCCCATCGCGATGTTGTTCGAGGCGAAGGACGTGGACGACGCGATCCGCATCGCCAATATCACGCCCTACGGACTGGGCTCCGCGGTTTTCACGCAGGACGACGAGGAAATCGAAGCCTTCACCGTCGGGATCGACGCCGGGATGACCGCGATCAACGATCTGTGCGCGAGCCGCGTCGAAGCGCCGTTCGGTGGGGTCAAGAATTCGGGCCACGGGCGCGAACTCTCGCGGTTCGGGCTGCACGAGTTCATGAACCTCAAGAGCATCTTCCGCGAGGACTGA
- a CDS encoding 5'-methylthioadenosine/S-adenosylhomocysteine nucleosidase, producing MPRIGIVSGLLEEAETFRPGAGRRRRRSPYYCREGDDGWVIGCAGIGKVNAAMVATEMIAAGCDIIVSMGVAGRIGEATADLFWLDRAYQHDYGSYRPDRFVAFRAGSLPFGKPSPEPFVAIANPGIDLPDATIVTGDCFVEDDAKARGMAREFGAELVDMETGAIAQVAAAHKVGWAGIRSVSDQADASGVTSFKDNLLGASRKAANAVDRLVDLLLEQPRS from the coding sequence ATGCCCCGCATCGGAATCGTGTCGGGACTGCTGGAAGAGGCCGAAACCTTTCGGCCGGGGGCTGGGCGAAGGCGTCGCCGATCGCCCTACTACTGCCGCGAAGGCGATGATGGCTGGGTCATCGGTTGCGCCGGGATCGGCAAGGTCAACGCCGCGATGGTCGCGACCGAAATGATCGCGGCGGGGTGCGACATCATCGTCTCGATGGGCGTCGCGGGCCGGATCGGGGAGGCCACCGCGGACCTTTTCTGGCTCGATCGCGCCTATCAGCACGACTACGGCAGTTATCGCCCCGATCGGTTCGTCGCCTTTCGTGCGGGCAGCCTCCCGTTCGGTAAGCCGTCGCCGGAGCCGTTCGTAGCCATCGCCAATCCCGGTATCGACCTGCCCGATGCCACGATCGTGACGGGCGACTGCTTCGTCGAGGACGACGCGAAGGCGCGCGGCATGGCTCGGGAGTTCGGGGCCGAACTCGTCGACATGGAAACGGGGGCGATCGCGCAGGTAGCGGCGGCGCACAAGGTCGGCTGGGCAGGGATCCGCAGCGTCAGCGACCAGGCGGACGCTTCAGGCGTGACGTCATTCAAGGATAATCTGCTCGGCGCGTCTCGTAAGGCGGCAAACGCAGTCGATCGCCTCGTCGACCTCTTGCTCGAGCAACCCCGATCATAA
- a CDS encoding GFA family protein, with protein sequence MSVTVHGKCLCGKVRIEATLPDQTVEVCHCTMCQAYVGGPYLSTRAVEDYTIEGEENVRTFRSSDWAERGFCSHCGSALFFHYLPKDSRSFMAGLFEGLSGPIREEIFIDEKPDWLTIEGGQPRLTGAEIMAKVKAEQ encoded by the coding sequence ATGAGCGTCACCGTCCACGGGAAATGTCTGTGCGGCAAGGTGCGGATTGAGGCCACCCTTCCGGACCAGACCGTGGAAGTCTGTCATTGCACCATGTGCCAGGCCTATGTCGGGGGACCCTATCTTTCGACCCGCGCCGTCGAGGATTACACGATCGAAGGCGAAGAGAATGTGCGCACCTTCCGCAGTTCCGACTGGGCGGAACGGGGCTTCTGCTCCCACTGCGGCAGTGCGCTATTCTTTCATTATCTGCCCAAGGACAGCCGCAGTTTCATGGCCGGCCTGTTCGAAGGACTGTCGGGACCGATCCGCGAGGAGATCTTCATCGACGAAAAGCCGGATTGGCTGACGATCGAGGGCGGTCAGCCGCGTCTGACGGGGGCGGAGATCATGGCGAAAGTGAAGGCCGAACAATGA
- a CDS encoding PspC domain-containing protein produces MMDRKFLLDKTDGKIMGVSAGMADYFGMDVTLVRLAWVVGFFISAGTALLAYLITGLVADTAR; encoded by the coding sequence ATGATGGACCGCAAGTTTCTTCTCGACAAAACCGACGGCAAGATCATGGGCGTCAGCGCCGGCATGGCCGATTATTTCGGAATGGACGTCACGCTCGTCCGGCTCGCCTGGGTCGTCGGCTTCTTCATCAGCGCAGGCACCGCCCTGCTCGCGTATCTCATCACGGGTCTCGTCGCCGACACGGCGCGGTGA
- a CDS encoding fasciclin domain-containing protein yields MKTLTIAFLSSAALALSACGDTETTTETDTTNEMMADDTAMMDDSMSTSSGTIVEVAQGNSDFSTLVGAVTTANLADTLGGDGPYTVFAPTNAAFDKVDQATLEGLMSDGQREQLSNVLTYHVVEGEVMAADLTRQIEEAGGTLELTTVSGGTLTAMVEGGNVVLTDGMGNTSTVTQTDVDASNGVIHAIDTVLMPAA; encoded by the coding sequence ATGAAAACGCTTACAATCGCCTTTCTTTCGAGTGCTGCCCTCGCCCTTTCGGCCTGTGGTGACACGGAAACGACCACGGAAACCGACACGACCAACGAAATGATGGCCGATGACACGGCGATGATGGACGACAGCATGTCCACCTCGTCCGGCACGATCGTCGAAGTCGCGCAGGGTAACAGCGACTTCTCGACCCTCGTCGGTGCGGTGACCACCGCGAACCTCGCCGATACGCTGGGTGGTGACGGCCCGTACACGGTATTCGCGCCGACCAACGCCGCGTTCGACAAGGTCGACCAGGCCACGCTCGAAGGGCTGATGAGTGACGGGCAGCGCGAGCAGCTGTCGAATGTGCTCACCTATCACGTCGTCGAAGGTGAAGTGATGGCCGCCGACCTGACGCGCCAGATCGAGGAAGCCGGTGGCACCCTCGAACTGACGACCGTTTCGGGTGGCACCCTCACCGCGATGGTCGAAGGCGGCAATGTCGTCCTGACCGACGGAATGGGTAACACCTCGACCGTGACGCAGACCGACGTCGACGCGTCGAATGGCGTCATTCACGCCATCGACACCGTCCTGATGCCGGCCGCGTAA
- a CDS encoding 1-acyl-sn-glycerol-3-phosphate acyltransferase — protein MASEIPRSSPLARLLKWGVMRWWRINGWTVGGAPLPDTRKFIIAGAPHTSNYDFLVFLGVVETLGLTPRYIGKHSLFRWPMRDFMMAMGGVPVDRRRQKKGMVQQVAARIAEAEEFALVIAVEGTRSPTTEWRTGYYRIAEAAGIPIVCAGPDYERREGLIGPTIWPTGDLEKDMAPAIAFFKSLRPRYPEMVLFPDGNGLDPQLQAERQRARMSAGTGGNAPTEVAP, from the coding sequence ATGGCTTCCGAAATCCCTCGCTCCTCGCCGCTGGCGCGTCTGCTGAAATGGGGCGTCATGCGCTGGTGGCGGATCAACGGTTGGACAGTGGGAGGCGCGCCGCTTCCCGACACGCGAAAATTCATCATTGCCGGCGCTCCTCATACTTCCAATTACGATTTTCTCGTCTTTCTGGGCGTGGTCGAGACGCTCGGGCTGACCCCCCGCTATATCGGCAAGCACAGCCTGTTTCGGTGGCCGATGCGGGATTTCATGATGGCGATGGGCGGGGTGCCGGTCGATCGGCGGCGTCAGAAGAAAGGCATGGTCCAGCAAGTCGCGGCGCGGATTGCGGAGGCCGAGGAGTTCGCACTCGTCATCGCGGTCGAAGGCACTCGCTCGCCGACGACCGAGTGGCGCACGGGCTATTACCGGATCGCCGAAGCGGCAGGCATACCCATCGTGTGTGCGGGACCCGACTACGAGCGGCGGGAGGGACTGATCGGCCCGACGATCTGGCCGACCGGCGACCTAGAAAAGGATATGGCGCCGGCCATCGCCTTCTTCAAAAGCCTGCGTCCGCGCTATCCCGAAATGGTCCTGTTTCCCGACGGCAACGGGCTCGATCCTCAGCTGCAGGCCGAACGCCAACGGGCGCGCATGTCGGCGGGCACGGGCGGCAATGCCCCCACCGAGGTCGCGCCATAG